The Cannabis sativa cultivar Pink pepper isolate KNU-18-1 unplaced genomic scaffold, ASM2916894v1 Contig3, whole genome shotgun sequence genome window below encodes:
- the LOC133033196 gene encoding uncharacterized protein LOC133033196 isoform X1, whose product MRAPKRPIHAVSTWVRRQPPKVKAFLAVISGMTALVLLRFIVHDHDNLFVAAEAVHSIGISVLIYKLMKEKTCAGLSLKSQELTAIFLAVRLYCSFVMEYDIHTLLDLATLGTTLWVIFMIRFKLKSSYMEDKDNFAIYYVVVPCAVLALLIHPSTSHHLLNRIFWAFCVYLEAVSVLPQLRVMQNTKIVEPFTAHYVFALGIARFLSCAHWVLQVLDTRGQLLVALGYGLWPSMVLISEIVQTFILADFCYYYVKRLVTAAIRIWSKHSSLANLHVFSGRCIVSTHYCCLFLQRFWRTACSATALRSGVNRCFAAAVASEQQCRPIINLARHNVASPCLVPHFALNTGLILFHVSWSKLKWGI is encoded by the exons ATGAGGGCTCCCAAGAGACCGATCCACGCAGTTTCCACATGGGTGAGGCGGCAGCCCCCCAAAGTGAAGGCCTTTTTGGCTGTGATTTCGGGTATGACTGCTCTGGTTTTGCTCCGATTTATCGTTCACGATCACGATAACCTCTTTGTTGCTGCGGAGGCTGTGCACTCCATTGGGATTTCTGTGCTCATCTATAAGCTTATGAAGGAGAAGACTTGTGCTG GGCTATCATTGAAGTCCCAAGAACTAACAGCAATCTTTTTAGCTGTTAGATTGTACTGTAGTTTTGTGATGGAATATGATATACACACACTACTTGATCTAGCAACCCTGGGAACGACCCTGTGGGTTATTTTCATGATCCGTTTTAAATTGAAATCTAGTTACATGGAGGATAAAGACAACTTTGCAATTTATTATGTG GTGGTGCCCTGTGCTGTATTAGCTTTGCTCATTCACCCATCAACCTCTCATCAtttgttgaacaggattttctGGGCTTTCTGTGTGTATCTTGAAGCTGTTTCAGTGTTGCCACAGTTGCGGGTCATGCAGAACACAAAG ATCGTTGAACCATTCACGGCTCATTATGTATTTGCACTGGGTATTGCGAGGTTTCTCAGCTGTGCCCATTGGGTTCTCCAG GTTTTAGATACCCGAGGCCAGTTGCTCGTAGCTCTAGGATACGGACTGTGGCCCTCTATGGTTCTTATCTCAGAAATTGTTCAAACTTTCATCTTGGCCGATTTCTGTTATTACTATGTGAAGAGGTTAGTTACTGCAGCTATCAGAATTTGGTCTAAACATTCATCTTTGGCCAACCTTCATGTGTTTTCTGGAAGATGTATCGTTTCAACTCATTACTGTTGTCTGTTCTTGCAGCGTTTTTGGAGGACAGCTTGTTCTGCGACTGCCCTCAGGAGTGGTGTAAACCGATGTTTCGCTGCAGCTGTAGCCAGTGAGCAACAGTGCCGCCCCATAATTAACTTAGCTAGGCACAATGTTGCTTCTCCATGTTTAGTGCCCCATTTTGCACTCAACACAGGCCTAATTCTCTTTCATGTATCTTGGTCGAAATTGAAGTGGGGGatttaa
- the LOC133033196 gene encoding uncharacterized protein LOC133033196 isoform X2 translates to MRAPKRPIHAVSTWVRRQPPKVKAFLAVISGMTALVLLRFIVHDHDNLFVAAEAVHSIGISVLIYKLMKEKTCAGLSLKSQELTAIFLAVRLYCSFVMEYDIHTLLDLATLGTTLWVIFMIRFKLKSSYMEDKDNFAIYYVVVPCAVLALLIHPSTSHHLLNRIFWAFCVYLEAVSVLPQLRVMQNTKIVEPFTAHYVFALGIARFLSCAHWVLQVLDTRGQLLVALGYGLWPSMVLISEIVQTFILADFCYYYVKSVFGGQLVLRLPSGVV, encoded by the exons ATGAGGGCTCCCAAGAGACCGATCCACGCAGTTTCCACATGGGTGAGGCGGCAGCCCCCCAAAGTGAAGGCCTTTTTGGCTGTGATTTCGGGTATGACTGCTCTGGTTTTGCTCCGATTTATCGTTCACGATCACGATAACCTCTTTGTTGCTGCGGAGGCTGTGCACTCCATTGGGATTTCTGTGCTCATCTATAAGCTTATGAAGGAGAAGACTTGTGCTG GGCTATCATTGAAGTCCCAAGAACTAACAGCAATCTTTTTAGCTGTTAGATTGTACTGTAGTTTTGTGATGGAATATGATATACACACACTACTTGATCTAGCAACCCTGGGAACGACCCTGTGGGTTATTTTCATGATCCGTTTTAAATTGAAATCTAGTTACATGGAGGATAAAGACAACTTTGCAATTTATTATGTG GTGGTGCCCTGTGCTGTATTAGCTTTGCTCATTCACCCATCAACCTCTCATCAtttgttgaacaggattttctGGGCTTTCTGTGTGTATCTTGAAGCTGTTTCAGTGTTGCCACAGTTGCGGGTCATGCAGAACACAAAG ATCGTTGAACCATTCACGGCTCATTATGTATTTGCACTGGGTATTGCGAGGTTTCTCAGCTGTGCCCATTGGGTTCTCCAG GTTTTAGATACCCGAGGCCAGTTGCTCGTAGCTCTAGGATACGGACTGTGGCCCTCTATGGTTCTTATCTCAGAAATTGTTCAAACTTTCATCTTGGCCGATTTCTGTTATTACTATGTGAAGAG CGTTTTTGGAGGACAGCTTGTTCTGCGACTGCCCTCAGGAGTGGTGTAA